The Rissa tridactyla isolate bRisTri1 chromosome 24, bRisTri1.patW.cur.20221130, whole genome shotgun sequence genome has a window encoding:
- the NEUROD4 gene encoding neurogenic differentiation factor 4, whose amino-acid sequence MTKAYAKPKEMAELVSTQAWMEETLSSKDELKEEDSRQGHFGLMSGLNEEHDSIEEEEEEEDDGEKPKRRGPKKKKMTKARLERFRARRVKANARERTRMHGLNDALDNLRRVMPCYSKTQKLSKIETLRLARNYIWALSEVLETGQTPEGKSFVEMLCKGLSQPTSNLVAGCLQLGPQTLFLEKHEEKSPVCESAVSSHSFSYQSPGLPSPPYGTMETHLLHLKPPTFKSLVDASFGNHPSDCTTPPYEGPLTPPLSISGNFSLKQDGSPDLDKSYTFMAHYPSVSLAGAHGHASHFQNTVPRYEIPIDMSYESYPHHVAGPQLNAIFNE is encoded by the coding sequence ATGACCAAGGCGTATGCCAAGCCCAAAGAGATGGCGGAGCTGGTGAGCACCCAAGCTTGGATGGAGGAAACGTTGAGCTCCAAAgatgagctgaaggaagaggacaGCAGGCAAGGTCATTTTGGATTGATGTCTGGCTTGAATGAAGAGCACGACAGCAtcgaggaagaagaggaggaagaggatgatggGGAAAAGCCGAAGAGAAGAGgaccaaagaagaagaaaatgaccaAGGCAAGGTTGGAGCGGTTTCGGGCCCGGCGGGTGAAGGCCAACGCCCGGGAGCGCACGCGGATGCATGGTCTGAATGATGCTCTTGACAACCTGAGGAGGGTGATGCCCTGCTACTCCAAGACTCAGAAATTGTCCAAGATCGAGACACTGAGGCTTGCGAGGAACTACATCTGGGCTCTGTCTGAGGTGCTCGAGACGGGGCAGACTCCTGAAGGGAAGAGCTTTGTGGAGATGCTCTGCAAGGGCTTGTCCCAGCCCACCAGCAACCTGGTGGCTGGCTGTCTGCAGCTGGGACCGCAGACCTTGTTCCTGGAGAAGCATGAAGAAAAGTCCCCGGTGTGCGAATCCGCCGTATCCAGCCACTCCTTCAGCTACCAGTCCCCGGGGCTCCCAAGTCCACCCTACGGGACCATGGAAACCCACCTGCTGCATTTAAAGCCTCCGACCTTCAAGAGCTTGGTGGATGCTTCCTTTGGAAACCATCCCTCTGACTGCACCACTCCCCCCTATGAGGGTCCCCTGACGCCGCCCCTGAGCATCAGCGGGAACTTCTCCTTGAAGcaagatgggtctccagacctgGATAAATCCTACACCTTCATGGCCCACTATCCCTCCGTCAGCCTGGCTGGAGCACATGGACATGCCTCTCACTTCCAAAACACAGTCCCCCGCTACGAGATCCCCATAGACATGAGCTATGAGTCCTACCCACACCACGTGGCCGGGCCCCAGCTCAACGCCATCTTCAATGAATAG